From Terriglobales bacterium, one genomic window encodes:
- a CDS encoding chromate transporter: NPALHDLLDGVTAGVVGLIAATTLDLAHSALTSPASLAIFAVALLALILWRAGYAVAVVMLAAALAGWLWLR; this comes from the coding sequence AATCCTGCTCTGCACGACCTCCTCGATGGCGTCACCGCCGGCGTCGTAGGGTTGATTGCGGCCACCACGTTGGATCTGGCGCACAGCGCGCTCACCTCGCCTGCTTCGCTCGCTATCTTCGCCGTTGCACTTCTTGCGCTCATCCTGTGGCGCGCCGGGTATGCCGTGGCCGTAGTGATGCTGGCGGCGGCGTTAGCCGGATGGCTCTGGCTCAGATAA